The Bartonella sp. HY328 genome contains the following window.
CAAGATGGGACAAAAATTGGCATTGTGACTTCTGGTGGCTTTGGTCCATCTTTTGATGCACCCGTTGCAATGGGTTATCTACCAACGCAATTTGCCACTATTGGCACAGAAATTTATACCGATGTTCGGGGTAAAAAAATCGCTGTCCTCGTTCATGCACTTCCCTTTGTTCCGCAAAATTACTTTAAAGGATAAATCAATGTCTACACTTTATTATACCGAAGATCACGAATGGATGAGCGTAGAAGGCGATATCGCTACTGTGGGCATTACCATCCATGCACAAGAGCAATTAGGTGATCTTGTTTTTGTTGAGTTGCCAGATGTTGGTAAAAGCGTTGCCAAGGGCGATGCTATTGTGGTGGTTGAATCAGTTAAAGCTGCATCAGACGTTTATGCGCCTGTTGATGGAGATGTGATTGAAATCAATGAAGCTCTTTCTAGTGATCCATCTCTTGTCAATCAAAGTGCTGAAGATGCAGGCTGGTTATGGCGCATGAAATTGAGCGATAAAAGCCAGCTTGATAGTTTGCTTGATAAAGCTGCCTATGACGCATTAGTTGGCTAAAGGTGATTCATGAGTGAACAATTGTTTAAAGATCGCCATATAGGGCCAGATGCCGGTGATGTCAGCGCCATGCTTGATGTGCTTGGTCTAGATAGTTTGGACCAACTGGTAGAGGAGGCAGTGCCGGCCTCTATCCGTCTAAAAGGTTTGCTAGATTTGCCCAAGGCAGCAAGCGAAGCGGAAGCATTAAATGAATTACACGGCATTATGGAACAAAATGCCTTGCATAAAAGCTTTATTGGTCAAGGTTATCACGGCACATTTGTGCCGCCTGTTATCTTACGGAATTTGTTTGAAAATCCAGCTTGGTATACTGCCTATACACCATATCAGGCTGAAATTAGCCAAGGCCGCCTTGAACTTTTGTTCAACTTTCAAACCTTGGTAGCGGAATTAACTGGCTTACCGATTGCTGCCGCATCATTGCTTGATGAGGCAACCGCATTAGCCGAAGCAAATGCTCTTGCTATCCGTTCGTTTAAAGACAATCGCGAAAAAATTGTTGTTTGTGGCGATTTACATCCGCAAACCCTTGATGTTGCCAAGACCCGCGCTAACACTCAAGGTTATAGCGTTGAAGAAAACGGCACAATTGATGAAAAAACTGCGGCAATTATTGTGCCTTGGCCTGATACTTATGGTGTTTTCAACGATTATTCCGTTGTTATTCGCCACGCAAAGGCAGTAGGCGCACGTGTTATCACCGTTGCTGACCCACTTGCCCTAACGCTACTTGCTTCCCCTGCAAGTTGGGGTGCAGATATTGCTGTTGGCTCCATGCAGCGTTTTGGCGTGCCCATGGGCTTTGGCGGCCCACATGCTGGTTATCTTGCTGTAGCAAGTGACTTAACCCGCATTATCCCCGGGCGTATTGTTGGCCAATCAATTGATACTAAAGGGCGTGTTGGCTTTCGTCTTGCCTTGCAAACCCGCGAGCAGCATATTCGCCGTGACAAAGCAACATCCAATATTTGTACAGCGCAAGCATTACTGGCTAATATGGCAGCATCTTACGCCATTTGGCATGGCCCTAAGGGATTACAAGACATTGCTACGCGTATTCATGAACTTGCAACTCGCTTTAAAGCTGCGCTTAACGGCGTTAATATTGAAACTTTAGGCGAATATTTCTTTGATTGCGTCACTGTAAAAGTTAAAGGTGAAGCGGAAGAAATCGCCTTTGCTGCTCGTGAAAAGGGCTATTTACTGCGCATTATTGATGCTGATCATGTGTCGATTAATTTTGATGAAGTATCAACGGAAGATGATTTGCATACGCTTTGCCAATTGTTTGACGCCAATATTGGTGAAACCATTGAAAGTCAATTGCCAGAAGCAAAGCGTGTCGGCCCTTTCATGACGCAACCAGCTTTTCGCGGTGTAAAATCTGAAACAGACATGATGCGTTATTTACGCCGCTTGGCCGATAAGGATCTTGCCCTTGACCGCGCCATGATTCCACTTGGCTCATGTACCATGAAGCTTAATGCGGCAGCAGAAATGCTACCGGTTAGCTGGCCAAAAGTTGCCAATATTCATCCTTTCGCACCGCAAAGTGATACGGTTGGCTATCGCCAAATGATTACGCAGCTTGAAGATTATTTAAGCGCAATTACAGGCTTTCCCGGTGTTTCCGTTCAGCCTAATTCAGGTGCACAAGGTGAGTATGCTGGACTTTTGGCCATTCGCCGTTATCATGAATCGCGCGGCGATCATAATCGCAATATCTGTCTTATCCCAGCATCAGCCCATGGTACCAATCCAGCTTCTGCTCATATGGCAGGCATGGATGTGGTTGTGGTCAAGTGCTTGAATGATGGCGATGTTGATATTGATGATCTACGCTTCAAGGCAGAGCAATATAGCGAAAAGCTGGGTGCCTTGATGATTACCTATCCATCAACCCACGGTGTTTATGAAGAAGGCATTGTTGAAATATGCGACATTATTCATAAAAATGGTGGGCAGGTCTATTTTGATGGTGCCAATCTTAATGCATTGGTTGGGCTTGCTCGCCCTGCTGGTGTTGGCGCCGACGTTTGCCATATGAATTTGCATAAAACCTTTGCAATTCCTCATGGCGGCGGTGGCCCCGGTGTTGGCCCTAT
Protein-coding sequences here:
- the gcvP gene encoding aminomethyl-transferring glycine dehydrogenase is translated as MSEQLFKDRHIGPDAGDVSAMLDVLGLDSLDQLVEEAVPASIRLKGLLDLPKAASEAEALNELHGIMEQNALHKSFIGQGYHGTFVPPVILRNLFENPAWYTAYTPYQAEISQGRLELLFNFQTLVAELTGLPIAAASLLDEATALAEANALAIRSFKDNREKIVVCGDLHPQTLDVAKTRANTQGYSVEENGTIDEKTAAIIVPWPDTYGVFNDYSVVIRHAKAVGARVITVADPLALTLLASPASWGADIAVGSMQRFGVPMGFGGPHAGYLAVASDLTRIIPGRIVGQSIDTKGRVGFRLALQTREQHIRRDKATSNICTAQALLANMAASYAIWHGPKGLQDIATRIHELATRFKAALNGVNIETLGEYFFDCVTVKVKGEAEEIAFAAREKGYLLRIIDADHVSINFDEVSTEDDLHTLCQLFDANIGETIESQLPEAKRVGPFMTQPAFRGVKSETDMMRYLRRLADKDLALDRAMIPLGSCTMKLNAAAEMLPVSWPKVANIHPFAPQSDTVGYRQMITQLEDYLSAITGFPGVSVQPNSGAQGEYAGLLAIRRYHESRGDHNRNICLIPASAHGTNPASAHMAGMDVVVVKCLNDGDVDIDDLRFKAEQYSEKLGALMITYPSTHGVYEEGIVEICDIIHKNGGQVYFDGANLNALVGLARPAGVGADVCHMNLHKTFAIPHGGGGPGVGPIGVASHLKPFLPGHEEFGSDYAVSSSPFGSASILVITWMYIRMMGPDGLRDATKTAILNANYIATRVSKAYPILYKGKRGRVAHECIVDTRVLKDQYGITVDDVAKRLIDYGFHAPTMSFPVAGTLMIEPTESEPKGEIDRLCDALIAIAGEAKKVGEGIWPKDDNPLVNAPHALAETLDDNWAHAYSRKIAAFPDENRDPTQKYWPPVSRIDNVAGDRNLICSCPPLSNYS
- the gcvH gene encoding glycine cleavage system protein GcvH; the encoded protein is MSTLYYTEDHEWMSVEGDIATVGITIHAQEQLGDLVFVELPDVGKSVAKGDAIVVVESVKAASDVYAPVDGDVIEINEALSSDPSLVNQSAEDAGWLWRMKLSDKSQLDSLLDKAAYDALVG